The following coding sequences are from one Triticum aestivum cultivar Chinese Spring chromosome 5A, IWGSC CS RefSeq v2.1, whole genome shotgun sequence window:
- the LOC123108187 gene encoding uncharacterized protein isoform X1, which translates to MEKVKEPKANWDSAAHTIFMNACVEEVRANNRNGGYLSDIGQANLHKKFNERSGRNYSTRQIKNRWGVCRSEYNTWKTLIQQASGLRRDEHTHTIAATNEWWALEIKAHPETAKFRYAPLAEEEKMSEVFDTTCVTNEHARVPTPSYQGDPSRISLEDDSGCDSHEGQVTPVQNRAKGGKKRACPYSPSPKMNDKWASENAKNEAFVRMVDIFGARDKRDEEEIAREKRDAEERAREKRDEEERARERRDAEKRDAEESVDPTREEIKQMMAIVKADGAKPGSDEHFYATFLFMEKKYRDVFSTFTAHESVARLGWIKRMWELNNK; encoded by the exons ATGGAGAAAGTCAAAGAACCCAAAGCAAATTGGGATAGTGCTGCTCATACAATTTTTATGAATGCGTGCGTAGAGGAGGTTCGAGCAAATAACCGCAACGGTGGTTATTTGTCGGACATAGGACAAGCTAATTTGCATAAAAAGTTCAACGAACGCTCTGGAAGAAACTATTCGACCCGGCAAATCAAAAATAGGTGGGGTGTATGTAGAAGCGAGTACAACACATGGAAGACATTGATCCAGCAAGCATCTGGCTTAAGAAGAGATGAGCATACACACACTATTGCAGCTACAAATGAGTGGTGGGCATTGGAGATAAAG GCACATCCAGAAACTGCCAAGTTTCGCTATGCTCCACTAGCGGAGGAGGAAAAAATGTCAGAGGTTTTCGATACTACTTGTGTCACAAATGAGCATGCGAGGGTGCCAACTCCCTCGTATCAAGGTGATCCCTCTCGAATCAGTTTGGAGGATGACTCGGGGTGTGATAGTCATGAAGGCCAAGTTACCCCTGTTCAAAATCGAGCCAAGGGTGGGAAGAAGAGGGCGTGTCCTTATTCGCCAAGTCCAAAGATGAATGACAAGTGGGCAAGTGAGAATGCTAAAAATGAGGCTTTTGTACGCATGGTGGACATCTTTGGTGCAAGAGACAAGAGGGATGAAGAGGAGATTGCAAGGGAGAAGAGGGATGCAGAGGAGAGGGCAAGGGAGAAGAGGGATGAAGAGGAAAGGGCAAGGGAGAGGAGGGATGCAGAGAAGAGGGATGCAGAGGAGAGTGTGGATCCAACAAGAGAAGAGATTAAACAAATGATGGCCATAGTGAAAGCGGATGGTGCAAAACCAGGAAGTGATGAGCATTTCTATGCTACATTTCTTTTCATGGAAAAGAAATATCGTGATGTTTTCTCCACTTTCACGGCTCATGAATCTGTTGCAAGGCTTGGATGGATAAAGAGGATGTGGGAGCTCAATAATAAGTAG
- the LOC123108187 gene encoding protein ALP1-like isoform X2 — MDKSRKKQEEKEFEAAMVAFAMDVASSSVTLPYAPRKLHLVTGLQWVEEKEKDAKSFYAMFRMRRSVFRTLHDLLVQKYGLESTSNISSKEALAQFLWTMGTCQTTDNIADRFAHSRSVINKKFHEVLECVDRMAGDYIRPIDPTFSEPHPILRKTKFWPHFQHAIGAIDGTHIKVIVPKELEPQHRNRKGYTSENVMAVCDFDMRFTFVVPGWPGSVHDTRVWSDAIVRYDHFPQPPTDKYYLVDSGYPNRVGYLSPYKGQRYHVPDFQQHPPVGRYETFNH, encoded by the exons ATGGATAAATCCAGAAAGAAACAAGAAGAAAAGGAATTTGAGGCGGCCATGGTTGCATTTGCTATGGATGTGGCGTCGTCAAGTGTGACACTGCCGTACGCACCAAGAAAGTTACATCTTGTTACAGGCCTCCAATGGGTAGAAGAGAAGGAGAAAGATGCAAAATCTTTCTATGCTATGTTCAGAATGAGGAGGTCAGTGTTTCGCACATTGCATGATCTGTTAGTTCAGAAGTATGGGCTTGAGTCAACTTCCAACATTTCATCCAAAGAAGCATTGGCACAATTTTTATGGACCATGGGTACATGTCAGACAACTGATAATATCGCAGATCGGTTTGCACATAGTCGTTCTGTCATTAATAAAAAATTCCACGAGGTTTTGGAGTGTGTAGACCGCATGGCCGGTGATTACATAAGACCAATTGATCCAACTTTCTCTGAACCACACCCAATACTTAGAAAAACAAAGTTTTGGCCTCACTTTCAACATGCTATTGGAGCCATTGATGGAACACACATTAAGGTGATTGTGCCAAAGGAGTTGGAGCCCCAACACAGGAATAGGAAAGGTTACACAAGTGAAAATGTTATGGCAGTGTGTGATTTTGATATGAGGTTCACGTTTGTTGTTCCCGGATGGCCCGGATCTGTTCATGACACACGTGTATGGAGCGATGCCATAGTTCGTTATGATCACTTTCCACAACCCCCCACAG ATAAATATTATCTTGTCGACTCCGGATATCCAAACAGGGTTGGATATCTATCTCCATACAAAGGGCAACGATACCATGTACCAGATTTCCAACAACACCCACCAGTTGGGAGATACGAGACATTCAACCATTGA